taaaaacttttaattatatatatatatatatatatcatggcctgataattaatattaatctaatataaacaaatcataattattcaaattgtcAATAATGATAACTttcactttaaaaaatatttaattttattcatttaacaaaaaattaaaaactaaattatgcTCCATTCAATACAGATTTATACTATAAATGAAAATTCCCCTTCTGTTGCATCAATAATATGTTagataattttcaaattaatttataacaatttatttaaattaccatataaaatatgtaatagaataatatatttaatgatATTTGATGATCTAAATTTTgacattcaaattaattaattattttttaattctaaaattatttaatttttttacagtACTCTCATGTGTACACCGACGCCTTactaatttaacatatataaaactCTTTCCAATTCTAAGATTCTGAACAAAAGTCTTAcgcaataaataaattaaagtattatgttatatgtatagaAGGAATACTAGACTCGATGATTGAATCAGATTTTATAAATCGAGCTTCATCATCGATCATCAAGACGCTGCGAATTGGAGAAGCGTGGGTTTCATGAAGCCCGATCAGGCTTCATCTATAGGCAAAAGTGATGAGGTAACGAGATGGTGCAACGATAGTCGACGCAAGGCATCGACAAAATGTAGTGGCAGTCACACGAGGTGCTGTAATAGGACGATGAGAGGATGTATTGAAGGTCGACGAGGCAGTGATGAAGTAAGGCAAAACTTGTTGGAGATGGCCAAAAGTAAGGATAGTAAATCTATAAATTgggtgaaaatatttttatcatttaggGTATTTGATCATCCTCTCAATAACCCAACTTTTTGTACaattaacatttttcataaattatatgtCTGCTTAGCCAAGCTATGAGTGAATTGGAGGAGGCAAAACATAAATTATATGTCTGCTTAGGCAAGTTTGCTGGAGACCAAGGTAAGGGTGGTGAATCTGCAAATTAGGTAAAGGATAACCcaattttttgtataattaacATTTTCCATAAATTATATGTCTGCTTAGCCAAGCTATCAGTGAATTGGAGGAGCAAATATAACTGCTAAAACAccttcaaaaatataaaagaatagcCAATTGCCCCtcaattttgtgaaaattacgtacattaaatgtataataatttctAACATAAACTGTCGCATGGTTTACAGGACGAGACGAGACTCCACACAAGCTttgaaataaacaaattaagcaCACATTATGTCTTTCTAAGCACATggattaacacacacacacacacatgataTGACATAATATGACATGTGTAGACAGTCGTGATCTAGTGGTGGTCGTGATGGCCAGGCAGCTTCTCCTTGATCTTCTCTATCATACCCTTCTTCTCGTGCTGCCCCGCCTGTGGCGATGTGCTTGGGTAGTCGGCGCCGCCGTGCGCGTGCTTCCCGCCACCAGTCAACTTCTCCTTTATCTTCTCCTTCagtcccttcttcttccttctccctcCTTGCCCGTCATCTTCCGACGACTGCAGCAACCAAACAAGATTCAAGACGAAAATACAGTctgatataaataaaatttttaacattgATATCGTACCGAGCTGGAGCCTGAACTTCTGGATCGGTGAACCTGCTGGTGCGGCTGCCCTTGCCCCACTCCGGCAACCTCAGTTCCATAAGTCTCCGTCGTGGCAGCGCCCATCACGGTGGCGCCAAGCGTGCTCGTCACCACCCCGGTGTGCAAGGCGCCGGGCGCCGGAGAGGTATCGATAACGGTAGCTACGCCGCCGGTTCCCGGCTCGGCGCTGGTGGCTATCCCGGTAAGGTGCATAGGATTACCGTGCTCGTCCGTCAACTGAACCGGGTTGCCGAGCTCGTCGGTCAGTTGGATTGGGTTGCCAAATTCGTCTCGGACGTCGGCCATTTTCAAAATCGATCGCTAGCTGGTGCCCGTAGAAGTTGAGGGTACAGAGAGATGGAAATAGGAAAGGTGGTGGTGAAGTGTTCAATTAATTAGAAATAGACAGGAGGAGGAACTATGGTGAACAATCGGCCTTTCTTGCATGTAACCGTGAGAGTCACACGTGTCGGCAGTGGCAGGATCAGAGATCGTAGCTCGTTGCCACGTTAGAAGGTCAGGCCACGTGTTGGTTTTTGCCTTATTGTTGGATTGTCGGAAGATCAAACTTGAAGCTGCTATGGACTGTATGGCCCTTGGCCCTCGTCGGCAACATGGTTCATGGGCCATGGGCTTGCCCATGGAAAGTCTTACCTCTTATGGACGAGTGACTCTCAGGCTCCTTCCTTCACACCAAAATGATTTAAACattaacatatttaaaatattattaactagTGATACCAAACATGTACAgttcttgtttttttcttttaattaaaacaaaaactaagtaccagaaaaacaaatattattaacctcaaaacttaaaaaatcGAGTGATAAAAACTAGAAACAGAACACTGAAATCTGGGTAAAATATAGAAACCAAATAGAGAGAACAATTTTCGAGATCACACGTGGTGCCTACTAACCAGAGCAAATAGGAAAGATACAAATCAGCAATATAAGTATATGCATATACAATGTTCAATCGGTATATGTATCCATAAACAACTTGACTATCAGGTAGAGGTAGCTACCAGGCAAGCCAAGTTCCTGGATGTTCTGATTACACAACTATAGTAATAGTTAAAAAGCCCTCAAAAAGAGTGGGCACCAGAGTCCACAGCCACAGCGACCTTTTCCTTGCAATCAGAACCAGCTACTACTACTATTATGAATCATACAACAATTTTTCAGGATAACATAATGAActaatccatgcaaaagaagaattataaaaaaaaatgtacaaaaGAGTCAAATCATTCATTTCCCTTCTTCCTCAAACATACTTatatcattctttttcctttgtatGCATTCTTTCTCTCCTGTACAGTGTACATTTTAGAAGCCAAGAATTGTTGCTTGATGTTGCAGGCcatgagggagagagaattattAACAAGAACCACCAGCGTGGTCCTTTGCTTCCTTCATAGCTCACAGGCCAACCAGATTTATGTGAAGAGATCAATGGCAGAACAACCTGTAGACAGAAAACTAAACAATATGAGTCTAAACTCATTGAGCAGAAGAGCATGTAAAGCTCAGAGCAATGATTTCTTAAACTTCCTATAAACCTCAATGGAACTAATCAAGATACCAACAAAATATGCAAGAGGTGTTCACCTATATATTTAAAAAGCCATACAGAGCCTACTTGCTGGACTTTGACCAGAAAAACCCCTTCTTTCGAGTAGAGTGATTTTCTAACAAGGATCTAGTAGTCCCTCTTGACCCAAATGAGAAGTGTCGCCTCAAGAAAGGCTTCCCAAACGAGTTCTTCACGCTGGAACTTGAGATTGTCTTGGGACCTTTCCCCTCAAGTCTGCCACTCTTCTGATGATCAAATACAACAGAAACGTCATTGAAATTACTGTTCACAATCCGGTTCCTTGATCTCTTGTTTCTGGCCTTAGAATCCATTTCTGCTCTTAATGCTTTTTCAGACGACTTCAGGAcctgcttctccccaaaagtACATACTGGGCAATCGGGGTCGTACTTGTTGACTTCAGGTGTCATATTCTCCAAGCATTCAGCATGGTAAACATGCCCACAAATTAGAACGGCAACCACAGCAAGCTCATTAGTAGCAATAATTTTCTGGGTAGCCCATGAGGATTTCTCAGTTAAGAGCTTTGAGCAAACTCCACAAGTTTGCACATCAATAGATTGAGATGATGAGAGCCGACTACTGGATCTAGTCATCTTCTCACGGTTGAAGGCCAAGGACTCACTATCAAAAGACCAACTTCCCTGGTGAGAAGATGCCATTAACTCAGATAAGGCAGGTATGGACCAACTGTCTGAAGACCCACCATTGGAACCCCTGGTTGATTCATTGCTCCATCCAGGGTGTAAGTAAGATGTTTCTTCAGAAATAGAAAAGTTTGGTGACTTGTGTCCTGTAATCCGGCTATCTGATACTTGCCGAAACATCTGATGTCTTGGGGAACAATAGGACCATCGTGACGGCACTGAATTAGCAGGGAGGAGGTGGCTTTTGGATGATAAAGGGGATGCAGATAATGATGAAATTGAATGGACTGAAGGTGACAATTTTGCAGGAGATGGATCTGAGGCTGCAAGGGATTCTGTTGACGCTTTCACCTAAAATGTatacagaaaagaaaaatgacttgacaagaaggaaaagagaCTTACACCCCCAAATTATGGAGACCCTAATGTATCTATGTGACAATAAGACCTGTTATAAAACACCGAGCTTTTCCACATACCTCTGTTGAGAAATTTCCAGAATTTGGTTGTTCTGTAACAAAAGTAGAAAAATATCAGATTCGAGACAGCAAAAGGAACTGCTAATGCATTGGATATCAAAGCCAGATAATCAAACTGGCAAAACCAATaatacaacaatcacaagccttaatcccactaggtggacAGATAATCAACAATCAAATTGGCAAAAAAGCCATCAAGGCCTAGCCCTCATCAGTCATCAGGCCACCTGTCTCACTGCTCCCAGAATACAGACCGGATAATAGGTGTATGCTCTCAAAGAAAACAAAGCAGCAAGAAGACTCATAATTCTCCTCTTCCAATCTCTCATTTCCAATATAAAAATTCTCTGACAGAAATGAGATGGTTATACCAAGTATGTGAGGCACaatttacaaggaaaaaaagATCTTATGAACTGTTCTCCTAGTGTAACACAACTTAACATCTTTTAAAGATAATGACTCCCAATTCTAGCATcatcatgtgtgtgtgtgtgggaggGGAGAGATTAGAACAGCTCTATCAATGCTCGTCTTTAAATTTCATACTGATTTTCAGATTACTTCAGGGCTAAagaaatttttatctttagtgATTCAATGCTAAATCAACTCTTTTTTCACTTTTCTATTCCtgctttttttaatttttttttaacaggcAGTCGGGGACAAACCAACAATTGGACAATAAATTATAACTAAGGCTTTTCCACATAACTAGcaaacattttgagaaattaaaatgggCTGAAAACTCTGATGCTTAGCAGCTAATTGCTGAGGTGTGAAATGAAGTACCCCACCATGTCTTCAACTGTAAAAATCTTCCCACCATGCCTTCCCTCCAATTAACTTGCAACCTTGAAATATTAAAGGGCTGTTTGAAAATGCTGTCAGTTTTTCCACATTTGTTTACATTCCATTTGTGTTCTGTTCATTTGAGTTAGAAAAAGCGGAAACTGAACATGTTTGAATTAGTTGTCAAGTGTTAAAAAATTGGAAAGAAGATTTGAAAAAGgtgtttgattttcttctttcgtgttcaaatttttttttaaaaaaaaaaaacatgatagaatttttttttagtttgttaaacctaaaaattcagaaaaaatagaaaaaataaattaaacaaaatatgagacaatttgggaaaataaaaaaatcagaaataCTACTTATTTTCTTTAACCTCTGGGAAGTGTATGTATAAtgtatatacagagagagagagagagagagagagagagagagagagagagagagaccaaatTGGAGCTTGCTAAACTCAGATATGGGTTCGGCGACCACAGATCTCGAGtcatcatttttttgttttgcagAATACgaacacaaacacacacacacacagaccaGATGAGGGTTGCTGAAGCTTACTTGGGTTCAGTGACCTCTGATCTGGGATCTTTGTGTTCTTTTAGCAGCATCACCATGTTCTTTTTTAAGAGtctgtacacacacacacacatgtatatatggagagagagggagggagggaggacCAGCAACAATGGCAGTTGGAGCAGATCTGCAGTGCGAGGGGGAGCCTCACAGCAGAAGAGATGCTTGAAGGAGGAAGGGGTTTTGTCTTGGCTTGGCTGAAATAGAAACGGCACAACGTAACCCTTTCCTAAATGTTGGAAAACTTTTGGAATGATTTTGGGTTTTCGGGATGGCAACACCACATCAAATGGTGCAGCCATTTTGTCTGTTTCAGTTTAGGGTGAAATGGAATGGAATTTCCAGAATGGGTAGCGTTTTCAAATGAAGCCTATGTGTTTTTTAACACTGCCATTGCTCTTCATCagatcaattacataaattcaATGGGACAGAAGCTAGTTTTCCTTGAGGTAACACTAAACTGACACAAGTATCAAACTACCTGAACCCTCAGCAGCTAACCCCAAATATCAACAACAGtagataaataaattacaacacaGATAAGGAAATGAATGGTGAATTTTTCACCACATGAACATAGCTTGCAAAGGAATAAATGTTATTCAAGCAAAATTTGGCAGACTTCATTTCCTATAAATTCCTGCAACTAACATCATGAAGAGGGCATGGCCATACTAAAGCAATTCTTGCATTCCACTCCATACTTCTTACTTGTCAAGCCCTTTatacaatttattaaatactgTAGCATAAGCACAGCTAAACTACATTCTAATATTGATAGCTTGACACAATATCTAGCACATAGACAGTTTTACTGTTTTACAATTAgcagatttttatttattttttattttttgggttagGGGAGGTtgttgttgggggggggggggggtagttATTGCAACAAattcaaagataataataaGTGCATTAGAAGATAAAAGGCAAACATGGCCTCTTTTGCTCCCCATTATAGAGACTTgtatacttaataatttttcaattgtcATCAACCACAGTGCGTTTTGATCCCTAACCaattttgggattatttgaggaaataagCTTGGCTCTTTCAAACTTTTTCTACCATGTGTTTCCCCCTTAACGCTGACACAGATATTTAGTCACAATGTTTCAGGCCAATCATATAATTTCATTCATCAAATAATGCGAAATCATgccaacattttttttattacacaaGTCAATCATGCAGATCTACCCTTTATTTAAAAGGTCATGTTATCTTACAATGTTTATTCTCTCTCCAAAACAATATAGTGAGAGGAAGAGCAAAGAACACTCGGTGGAAAACCCTTAAGACTTAACATAGGATATAATGGACTTATAGAGGATATAGTCATAGAAAGAGATGATTGGAGATCTAGCATTCATATAACCTCTCACCTTGTGAGATTAAAGTTTGTGATTGTTATTTGTTGCTGGTTATTACCTCTCTGATCATGAATATGGCCAAGATATGGCTAAGGAGAAGGAAATAATTAGGAGACTTTGCAGTGAACAAAATGATAATATTACTTGTCAATACCAAATAACAACTGGATAGCTGACTCTTTAAAGAAGGTTAACTGGTTCCGCTGCATCAAATATGAAGCTAAAGAGGGACCTAAAATTCTCTAGTGGTGATTAGTTGAGCAAGAGAGGGAAGGGCACTACACTTCTGCAGCTCAAAATTAAAACCAGGGGCATTCCAAAAGTATGTATGGTATTCCAAGTCAATATACATTAGCAAACACTAACATAAAATCTAGAGAAAAGGTTATTACATGAACAATTTTAGGGAGATCCCATACGTCATTCTCTTCACCTTTAATTTGATGAAGTTGTTATCTTGCCTATATAGATCTTTCTTCAGTTTAGTAAATCCACCAATGCTGCTTATATTCTAGGCTTTTGCTGCAAAATACCTTTGCTATTTCATTTAATAGTCAGTACCTGGGTCAATTTCTTCCATATGGCTCATCCTGCCATGTAGCTCAGAAGAAAATTCATATCCAACAGATCAACCCAGGAATAATGCACTCagaattctttctttctttcttgtctttttacacattttttcttttctaaaacaTGACTGCCAAAATTACAAGAGATGcaacaaaaaatatagaatCTTCTATATAGAGATTTACCTGGAGAATGAAGAACTAAACTTCCAGCATTTCCTTCAGAGACTGGGGACTTCTGCCATGTCAGTGTCCGGGAACTGTCCAATGGACTTCCTTCCTCTGATGCATATGTAGTTTGTACTGTTCTTCCAGATTTACTGTCCAGGCCATCATTCCTGCTGATTCCATCAGAAAGCCAATTCAGAGAAGTGTCTTCTCCAGCTACTCGGCCTCGGTTATCCCACCTAAAGCTCCATGATGGTGAGTATCTAACATTTCTTTGTAAAACTTCACTACTTGGTCCATTTGTAATAGTTCTGTCTCTAGCAGCCACGCAACAAGCAGCCCCCATCCTCACATAGACCGCATATATCAACTTAAAAACAACTATAGGTTCCACTGGTATGTGAGTTAAATTGTATGCAGAACCCCAGTTATCctctgaaattaaaataaaagaagttaACTAATCAGACA
This window of the Diospyros lotus cultivar Yz01 chromosome 5, ASM1463336v1, whole genome shotgun sequence genome carries:
- the LOC127802524 gene encoding late embryogenesis abundant protein-like → MADVRDEFGNPIQLTDELGNPVQLTDEHGNPMHLTGIATSAEPGTGGVATVIDTSPAPGALHTGVVTSTLGATVMGAATTETYGTEVAGVGQGQPHQQVHRSRSSGSSSSSEDDGQGGRRKKKGLKEKIKEKLTGGGKHAHGGADYPSTSPQAGQHEKKGMIEKIKEKLPGHHDHH
- the LOC127802523 gene encoding uncharacterized protein LOC127802523 — its product is MGAACCVAARDRTITNGPSSEVLQRNVRYSPSWSFRWDNRGRVAGEDTSLNWLSDGISRNDGLDSKSGRTVQTTYASEEGSPLDSSRTLTWQKSPVSEGNAGSLVLHSPEQPNSGNFSTEVKASTESLAASDPSPAKLSPSVHSISSLSASPLSSKSHLLPANSVPSRWSYCSPRHQMFRQVSDSRITGHKSPNFSISEETSYLHPGWSNESTRGSNGGSSDSWSIPALSELMASSHQGSWSFDSESLAFNREKMTRSSSRLSSSQSIDVQTCGVCSKLLTEKSSWATQKIIATNELAVVAVLICGHVYHAECLENMTPEVNKYDPDCPVCTFGEKQVLKSSEKALRAEMDSKARNKRSRNRIVNSNFNDVSVVFDHQKSGRLEGKGPKTISSSSVKNSFGKPFLRRHFSFGSRGTTRSLLENHSTRKKGFFWSKSSK